The Nocardioides sp. S5 genome includes a window with the following:
- a CDS encoding alpha/beta hydrolase: protein MPSLRHALLASVIPRLRRAGDLDSEPLERARVEACHRDLDRSLPTRGTPGFAKRWEVEVADIGFPCHVLTPRLRHVHRTLYYVHGGAFMAPIDAVHVRYATRLADAIGARVVMPDYPLAPEHTWADSHDALVSDAARWADEEGGIVLAGDSAGGGLALAMALSVRERGLTPATHLVMHAPWVDLTTSTPETRDVDAVDPWLFHSKLEAYALWWAGSEADLARPEVSPALADLAGLPKALMLYGTRDLLHPGCRLLARRATEAGWDLTSIEEPDLLHVYGLLPFIPEARRAFTQVVDFLR from the coding sequence ATGCCCAGCCTCCGCCACGCCCTGCTGGCCTCCGTCATCCCGCGCCTCCGCAGGGCCGGCGACCTCGACTCCGAGCCGCTGGAGCGGGCCCGGGTCGAGGCCTGCCACCGCGACCTCGACCGGAGCCTCCCCACGCGCGGCACGCCCGGCTTCGCGAAGAGGTGGGAGGTCGAGGTCGCCGACATCGGCTTCCCGTGCCACGTCCTGACCCCGCGCCTGCGCCACGTGCACCGGACGCTCTACTACGTGCACGGCGGCGCCTTCATGGCCCCGATCGACGCGGTCCACGTGCGCTACGCCACCCGGCTCGCCGACGCCATCGGCGCCCGGGTCGTGATGCCCGACTACCCCCTCGCCCCCGAGCACACCTGGGCCGACTCCCACGACGCGCTCGTGTCGGACGCCGCGCGCTGGGCGGACGAGGAGGGCGGCATCGTGCTGGCCGGCGACTCCGCCGGCGGCGGCCTGGCGCTCGCGATGGCGCTGTCGGTGCGCGAGCGCGGCCTGACGCCCGCGACGCACCTGGTGATGCACGCACCGTGGGTCGACCTCACGACGTCGACGCCCGAGACGCGCGACGTCGACGCCGTCGACCCGTGGCTGTTCCACAGCAAGCTCGAGGCGTACGCCCTGTGGTGGGCCGGCTCGGAGGCCGACCTCGCCCGCCCCGAGGTCTCCCCCGCCCTCGCCGACCTGGCGGGGCTCCCGAAGGCGCTGATGCTCTACGGCACCCGCGACCTGCTGCACCCCGGCTGCCGGCTGCTGGCGCGGCGCGCCACCGAGGCCGGCTGGGACCTCACCTCGATCGAGGAGCCCGACCTGCTCCACGTCTACGGCCTCCTCCCGTTCATCCCGGAGGCTCGCCGCGCCTTCACCCAGGTCGTGGACTTCCTGCGATGA
- a CDS encoding thiamine ABC transporter substrate-binding protein: MHRTTVRAALATGLTPFLAALLLTSCSLTGGEATDPSTSAPDGGSSPAGAAGGTVVLATHESFNLPKKLVRSFEDETGYTLEVRAAGDAGTLATKLSLTADNPIADAAFGIDNTFASRPLGEGAFAEVTTSVTPPEEYALPEGSDRLVAIDSASVCVNVDTAWFAEEGLEPPQTLADLTDPAYADLLVTPGASTSSPGMAFFLATVAEHGDDWASYWTDLLANGAKVVDGWEDAYYGDFTAGSKNGTRPIVVSYDSSPAFTVADGETTTAALLDTCFRQVEYAGVLAGADNPEGAAALIDWMLTDEVQSALPESMYVFPVMPGATVPDDWAQFAPQPTDPYEVSPEEIAANREQWLTEWTDVISR; encoded by the coding sequence ATGCACCGAACGACCGTCCGCGCTGCCCTCGCCACGGGCCTCACCCCGTTCCTGGCCGCGCTGCTGCTCACCAGCTGCAGCCTCACCGGGGGCGAGGCCACCGACCCGTCGACGTCCGCCCCCGATGGCGGGAGCAGTCCCGCCGGTGCGGCCGGCGGGACCGTCGTCCTCGCCACGCACGAGTCCTTCAACCTGCCGAAGAAGCTCGTGCGCTCCTTCGAGGACGAGACCGGCTACACCCTCGAGGTCCGCGCCGCCGGTGACGCCGGCACGCTCGCGACCAAGCTCAGCCTCACCGCCGACAACCCGATCGCCGACGCCGCCTTCGGCATCGACAACACCTTCGCGTCGCGACCGCTCGGCGAGGGTGCCTTCGCCGAGGTCACCACGTCGGTGACCCCGCCGGAGGAGTACGCGCTCCCCGAGGGCAGCGACCGCCTCGTCGCGATCGACTCCGCGAGCGTGTGCGTCAACGTCGACACCGCCTGGTTCGCCGAGGAGGGCCTGGAGCCCCCGCAGACGCTCGCCGACCTCACCGACCCGGCGTACGCCGACCTGCTCGTCACGCCCGGCGCCTCGACCAGCAGCCCGGGCATGGCCTTCTTCCTGGCCACCGTCGCCGAGCACGGCGACGACTGGGCGTCCTACTGGACCGACCTGCTCGCCAACGGCGCCAAGGTCGTCGACGGCTGGGAGGACGCCTACTACGGCGACTTCACCGCCGGCTCGAAGAACGGCACCCGCCCGATCGTGGTGTCCTACGACTCGTCCCCGGCCTTCACGGTGGCCGACGGGGAGACCACCACGGCCGCGCTCCTCGACACGTGCTTCCGCCAGGTGGAGTACGCCGGCGTGCTGGCCGGCGCCGACAACCCCGAGGGCGCAGCCGCGCTGATCGACTGGATGCTCACCGACGAGGTGCAGAGCGCGCTCCCGGAGTCGATGTACGTCTTCCCGGTGATGCCCGGTGCGACCGTCCCCGACGACTGGGCGCAGTTCGCGCCCCAGCCGACCGACCCCTACGAGGTGTCGCCGGAGGAGATCGCGGCCAACCGTGAGCAGTGGCTGACCGAGTGGACGGACGTCATCTCGCGTTGA
- a CDS encoding iron ABC transporter permease has translation MRRILALLALAAGPVLVLGVLFVLPVSGMLAEGFVVDGRLAPGAVLEVLARPRVHRVAWFTVWSSGTATLLAVVLGLPAAYALHRLALPGRAAVRAALLVPFVLPTVVVGVAFRQLLGEGGPLGFLGLDGTPFAIVCGLVFFNVAVVVRTVGVAWESLDPRPGQAAAALGASPWQVLRTVTLPALRPAIVGAASIVFLFCATAFGIVLTLGGVRHATVETEIYLLTTTVFDLRAAAALSVLQIVVVVLLLAMAARLRATPDPTAQRAVTPVRAVRRSDAPVVVATLLVLGAMLLPILTLVAGSLSVGDGWGLDNYRALTTAGDNQALLVPATSALATSLRTAVDATWMALLVGVLVSVIVTRRSHSVAERRVRSSLDGFFMLPLGVSAVTLGFGFLITLDQPPLDLRDSPLLVPMAQALVALPLVVRTLTPVLGGIDDRQRQAAASLGASAWRTLLTVDLPVVWKPMLAASGFAFAASLGEFGATSFLARDESPTLPVVIFRLIGHPGEMNYGMALAASVVLAVATAVVMLAVERLRVPGVGAF, from the coding sequence TTGAGGCGCATCCTCGCCTTGCTGGCGCTGGCCGCCGGGCCGGTGCTGGTGCTCGGCGTGCTGTTCGTCCTGCCGGTGAGCGGCATGCTCGCGGAGGGCTTCGTCGTCGACGGCAGGCTGGCCCCGGGCGCGGTGCTCGAGGTGCTCGCCCGCCCGAGGGTCCACCGCGTCGCGTGGTTCACCGTGTGGAGCTCGGGCACGGCGACGCTGCTGGCGGTCGTCCTCGGGCTGCCCGCGGCGTACGCCCTGCACCGGCTCGCGCTGCCCGGACGGGCGGCGGTGCGCGCGGCGCTGCTGGTGCCCTTCGTGCTGCCGACCGTGGTGGTGGGCGTCGCGTTCCGCCAGCTGCTCGGGGAAGGCGGCCCGCTCGGGTTCCTCGGCCTCGACGGGACTCCGTTCGCGATCGTGTGCGGCCTGGTCTTCTTCAACGTCGCCGTCGTGGTGCGCACGGTCGGCGTCGCGTGGGAGTCGCTCGACCCCCGCCCGGGTCAGGCCGCCGCCGCCCTCGGCGCCTCGCCGTGGCAGGTGCTGCGCACCGTCACGCTGCCGGCGCTGCGCCCGGCGATCGTCGGCGCCGCGAGCATCGTCTTCCTCTTCTGCGCCACCGCCTTCGGCATCGTGCTCACCCTCGGCGGGGTCCGCCACGCGACGGTGGAGACCGAGATCTACCTCCTGACCACCACGGTCTTCGACCTGCGAGCGGCCGCCGCGCTGTCGGTGCTGCAGATCGTGGTGGTGGTACTCCTGCTCGCGATGGCGGCCCGGCTGCGCGCGACACCCGATCCGACGGCCCAGCGTGCCGTGACCCCGGTGCGCGCCGTACGCCGCAGTGACGCACCCGTCGTCGTCGCCACGCTGCTGGTGCTCGGCGCGATGCTCCTGCCGATCCTCACCCTGGTGGCCGGCTCGCTCAGCGTCGGCGACGGCTGGGGGCTGGACAACTACCGCGCCCTCACGACGGCCGGCGACAACCAGGCCCTGCTGGTTCCGGCGACGTCGGCGCTCGCCACCAGCCTCCGCACCGCCGTCGACGCGACGTGGATGGCGTTGCTCGTGGGCGTGCTGGTCTCGGTCATCGTCACGCGCCGCTCGCACTCGGTCGCCGAGCGTCGCGTGCGGTCGAGCCTCGACGGCTTCTTCATGCTGCCGCTGGGGGTGAGCGCAGTGACGCTCGGCTTCGGCTTCCTCATCACCCTCGACCAGCCGCCGCTGGACCTGCGCGACTCGCCGCTCCTGGTGCCGATGGCCCAGGCGCTCGTGGCGCTGCCCCTCGTCGTCCGCACCCTCACGCCCGTCCTCGGCGGCATCGACGACCGCCAGCGCCAGGCGGCTGCCTCCCTCGGTGCGTCGGCCTGGCGCACCCTGCTCACCGTCGACCTGCCGGTGGTGTGGAAGCCGATGCTCGCCGCGAGCGGCTTCGCCTTCGCCGCCTCGCTCGGCGAGTTCGGTGCGACGTCCTTCCTCGCCCGCGACGAGAGCCCGACGCTGCCGGTCGTGATCTTCCGGCTGATCGGCCACCCCGGGGAGATGAACTACGGCATGGCGCTCGCCGCCTCCGTCGTGCTCGCCGTCGCCACGGCCGTGGTGATGCTGGCCGTCGAACGGCTCCGGGTGCCGGGTGTGGGAGCGTTCTGA
- a CDS encoding ABC transporter ATP-binding protein produces the protein MTVRYGDAVAVDDVSLDLAPGQVLAVLGPSGCGKSTLLRAVAGLEPLSSGSISFDGTDLAGTPTHRRGFALMFQDGQLFAHLTVARNVAYALRLRRTPSARVAVRVDELLALVGLSGFGDRLPGTLSGGERQRVALARALAVEPRLILLDEPLSALDATLRERLAGDLREILHAAGTTALLVTHDHDEAFALADRLAVMRGGRVVQSGDIDEVWREPVDEDTALFLGYARVLRDDAARLVLEAAGLAPAPAVAVRRSALVVDDAGPVRARVESARVTPEQVRLVVHVEGVGPIDAVAALGSRVAPGDEVAVRVDVTRLAVLPITPAP, from the coding sequence GTGACCGTCCGCTACGGCGATGCCGTCGCGGTCGACGACGTCTCGCTCGACCTCGCACCCGGCCAGGTGCTGGCCGTGCTCGGGCCGTCCGGCTGCGGCAAGTCGACCCTGCTGCGCGCGGTGGCCGGCCTCGAGCCGCTGTCGTCCGGCTCGATCTCCTTCGACGGCACCGACCTCGCCGGCACGCCGACCCACCGGCGCGGCTTCGCGCTGATGTTCCAGGACGGGCAGCTCTTCGCCCACCTCACGGTCGCCCGCAACGTCGCCTACGCGCTGCGGCTGCGGCGGACGCCGTCGGCCCGGGTCGCGGTGCGGGTGGACGAGCTGCTCGCGCTGGTGGGGCTCTCCGGATTCGGTGACCGGCTGCCCGGCACCCTCTCCGGCGGGGAGCGGCAGCGGGTCGCGCTGGCGCGGGCGCTGGCGGTCGAGCCGCGCCTGATCCTGCTCGACGAGCCGCTGTCGGCCCTCGACGCGACCCTGCGCGAGCGGCTCGCCGGGGACCTGCGCGAGATCCTCCACGCCGCCGGCACCACCGCGCTCCTCGTCACCCACGACCACGACGAGGCCTTCGCCCTGGCCGACCGGCTCGCGGTGATGCGTGGGGGCCGGGTCGTGCAGTCCGGCGACATCGACGAGGTGTGGCGCGAGCCGGTGGACGAGGACACCGCGCTCTTCCTCGGCTACGCCCGCGTGCTGCGCGACGACGCCGCCCGCCTCGTGCTGGAGGCCGCCGGTCTCGCGCCGGCGCCCGCGGTCGCCGTACGCCGCTCCGCGCTCGTCGTCGACGACGCCGGCCCGGTCCGCGCGCGCGTCGAGTCGGCCCGGGTGACGCCGGAGCAGGTGCGCCTGGTGGTGCACGTCGAGGGCGTCGGCCCGATCGACGCCGTGGCCGCGCTGGGCAGTCGGGTCGCGCCCGGCGACGAGGTCGCGGTGCGCGTGGACGTGACACGTCTCGCGGTCCTGCCGATCACGCCCGCTCCTTGA
- a CDS encoding phosphatase PAP2 family protein: protein MYRPAYALLVGVAALMGALALVASIALDRPLVDPEGFLGPSWLRLPLLVLGAFLLDLLPRTLWFSRMKPALMPDIVRERIRTHWDRERVVLVVLGLVSFYITYVCYRNLKSFLPFIMGEDKYDRELHLIDRALMFGNEPATILHTMFGTGISAHFLSTIYLWFLPLVPLALAAWLVWSRNITFGYWFATSQCVAWALGTASYYALPTLGPGFQYSYLYTDLPDTGSTALMEALFYGRKGVLRDGLEGSVQSVAGFASLHVAITLLVALMVQYTLRNRILHIVFWANFAITVVATLYFGWHYIADDLAGVVIALFAFWIGGLASGQKFDRHGLASHPTSTTRQVPVDAD, encoded by the coding sequence GTGTACAGACCGGCCTATGCCCTGCTCGTGGGAGTCGCTGCCCTCATGGGCGCGCTCGCGCTGGTGGCCTCGATCGCACTCGATCGACCGCTGGTGGACCCCGAGGGCTTCCTCGGGCCGTCCTGGTTGCGGCTGCCGCTGCTCGTCCTCGGCGCCTTCCTGCTCGACCTGCTGCCGCGCACGCTGTGGTTCTCGCGGATGAAGCCCGCGCTGATGCCGGACATCGTCCGGGAGCGGATCCGGACCCACTGGGACCGCGAGCGGGTCGTGCTCGTCGTGCTCGGCCTGGTGTCCTTCTACATCACCTACGTCTGCTACCGGAACCTCAAGTCCTTCCTGCCCTTCATCATGGGCGAGGACAAGTACGACCGCGAGCTGCACCTCATCGACCGCGCGCTGATGTTCGGCAACGAGCCCGCCACGATCCTGCACACCATGTTCGGCACCGGGATCTCCGCGCACTTCCTCTCCACGATCTACCTGTGGTTCCTGCCGCTCGTGCCGCTGGCGCTCGCCGCGTGGCTGGTGTGGTCGCGCAACATCACCTTCGGCTACTGGTTCGCCACGTCGCAGTGCGTGGCGTGGGCGCTCGGCACCGCGTCCTACTACGCGCTGCCCACCCTCGGCCCCGGCTTCCAGTACAGCTACCTCTACACCGACCTGCCCGACACCGGCTCGACGGCGCTGATGGAAGCACTGTTCTACGGTCGCAAGGGCGTGCTGCGCGACGGGCTGGAGGGCTCCGTGCAGTCGGTGGCGGGATTCGCCTCCCTGCACGTGGCGATCACGCTGCTCGTCGCGTTGATGGTGCAGTACACGCTGCGCAACCGGATCCTCCACATCGTCTTCTGGGCCAACTTCGCCATCACCGTCGTGGCCACCCTCTACTTCGGCTGGCACTACATCGCCGACGACCTCGCCGGCGTCGTGATCGCGCTCTTCGCCTTCTGGATCGGCGGCCTGGCCAGCGGGCAGAAGTTCGACCGGCACGGGTTGGCGTCCCACCCGACCTCCACGACCCGCCAGGTGCCTGTCGACGCCGACTGA
- a CDS encoding C40 family peptidase, whose product MPDAPHAPVRRRTTSRWATACVLVAGLAVGGGDGVAFADGHAGREVPSEADVTRAQQDAADKGRDVAAVQADLIRADLALESAGDAAAQAAEAFNGARWRAEQAREDARQAEAAATSARADVEAQRQLYADTVVRSYEEASQVQGLSAVVEADGIESLIDRTVTMGHTSDALDSQYDAFVAASAVAEVTATTATQAAERAATAEREAAAARDAAETAQADAGAQAEAVAAAKAGLIAELAELQGISVRLAEKRQSALEEAAAQAAAAAAQAQAEADAQAEAEAEADAQAEQEAKATPTPTPTPTSTPTSTPTSTPTPTPTPTPSPTPTPTPTPTPTPTPIPTPIPTPTPTPSPTPTPTPTPTPTPTPPTPSSGADAAIAFARAQLGEPYRYGAAGPNAWDCSGLTSAAWAEGGVSLPHYSVAQYTQSTRITAAELAPGDLVFWGSSSNPGSIYHVALYIGDGQIIHAPRTGRDVSQESMYYWRAPNFFARP is encoded by the coding sequence GTGCCCGACGCACCGCACGCACCCGTCCGACGTCGTACGACGTCGCGCTGGGCCACCGCGTGCGTGCTGGTCGCGGGGCTCGCCGTCGGCGGCGGCGACGGTGTCGCCTTCGCCGACGGCCACGCCGGGCGCGAGGTGCCGAGCGAGGCTGACGTCACCCGCGCCCAGCAGGACGCGGCCGACAAGGGTCGCGACGTCGCAGCCGTGCAGGCCGACCTGATCCGCGCCGACCTCGCCCTCGAGTCCGCCGGCGACGCGGCGGCGCAGGCCGCCGAGGCGTTCAACGGTGCCCGCTGGCGCGCCGAGCAGGCCCGTGAGGACGCCCGCCAGGCCGAGGCGGCCGCCACCTCGGCGCGCGCCGACGTCGAGGCGCAGCGACAGCTGTACGCCGACACGGTGGTGCGGTCCTACGAGGAGGCCTCGCAGGTGCAGGGGCTCTCCGCGGTCGTCGAGGCCGACGGCATCGAGTCGCTCATCGACCGCACGGTCACCATGGGCCACACCTCCGACGCCCTCGACAGCCAGTACGACGCCTTCGTCGCCGCCTCCGCCGTCGCCGAGGTCACCGCCACGACGGCCACCCAGGCCGCCGAGCGGGCTGCGACCGCCGAGCGCGAGGCCGCGGCGGCCCGCGACGCGGCCGAGACCGCGCAGGCCGACGCAGGGGCCCAGGCGGAGGCCGTCGCCGCCGCCAAGGCCGGCCTGATCGCCGAGCTCGCCGAGCTGCAGGGGATCAGCGTGCGCCTGGCCGAGAAGCGCCAGAGCGCGCTCGAGGAGGCCGCGGCCCAGGCCGCCGCGGCGGCCGCCCAGGCCCAGGCAGAGGCGGACGCCCAGGCGGAGGCCGAGGCGGAGGCGGACGCCCAGGCGGAGCAGGAGGCGAAGGCGACGCCGACCCCCACCCCGACGCCCACCTCGACGCCCACCTCGACGCCCACCTCGACGCCCACCCCGACCCCCACCCCGACGCCGTCGCCCACGCCGACGCCGACCCCCACCCCGACCCCCACCCCGACGCCCATCCCGACGCCCATCCCGACGCCGACGCCCACGCCGTCGCCCACGCCCACGCCGACGCCCACCCCGACGCCCACCCCGACGCCCCCGACGCCGAGCAGCGGCGCGGACGCCGCGATCGCCTTCGCCCGGGCCCAGCTGGGCGAGCCCTACCGCTACGGCGCCGCCGGCCCGAACGCCTGGGACTGCTCGGGCCTCACCTCGGCCGCGTGGGCCGAGGGTGGCGTCTCGCTGCCGCACTACTCCGTCGCCCAGTACACCCAGTCGACGCGCATCACCGCCGCCGAGCTCGCGCCTGGTGACCTCGTCTTCTGGGGCTCCTCGAGCAACCCGGGCTCGATCTACCACGTCGCCCTCTACATCGGCGACGGGCAGATCATCCACGCGCCCCGCACGGGTCGCGACGTCAGCCAGGAGTCCATGTACTACTGGCGGGCGCCCAACTTCTTCGCGCGCCCCTAG
- a CDS encoding sulfotransferase domain-containing protein, translating to MNVSDATPPGEPLGVMAYNFAVVGVQKGGTSTLAVTLNQHPLVCQAPDKERHYFDDETVDWSSPDYATDYTAPRRARVHRLLGDASPTYLYWPHALERMRAYNPDMPLVAVFRDPLERLFSHWVMLRSRNLAWPDWPDFLTEWPHTSLPDAVPDDVRTMRWRHMTGLARGFYGEQLQRGFELFGRQQWLLLELRAMLGDFEATVHRTTDFLDLPRFERVPPLKNWHAGAGQVPGTAPTADDLARLAEVYAKDLALFEELSGIDTSAWPTRRVLDGDLDPGELAARFASKVT from the coding sequence ATGAACGTGTCCGATGCCACCCCTCCGGGCGAACCGCTGGGCGTGATGGCCTACAACTTCGCCGTCGTCGGCGTGCAGAAGGGCGGTACGTCGACGCTCGCGGTGACGCTCAACCAGCACCCGCTCGTGTGCCAGGCCCCCGACAAGGAGCGGCACTACTTCGACGACGAGACCGTGGACTGGTCGTCGCCGGACTACGCCACCGACTACACCGCTCCCCGCCGCGCGCGGGTGCACCGCCTGCTCGGCGACGCCAGCCCGACCTACCTCTACTGGCCGCACGCGCTGGAGCGGATGCGTGCCTACAACCCCGACATGCCGCTGGTCGCGGTGTTCCGCGACCCGCTGGAGCGGCTGTTCTCGCACTGGGTGATGCTGCGCTCGCGCAACCTCGCCTGGCCCGACTGGCCGGACTTCCTCACCGAGTGGCCGCACACCTCGCTGCCCGACGCGGTGCCCGACGACGTACGCACGATGCGGTGGCGGCACATGACCGGCCTGGCGCGCGGCTTCTACGGCGAGCAGCTCCAGCGCGGCTTCGAGCTGTTCGGGCGCCAGCAGTGGCTGCTGCTGGAGCTGCGCGCGATGCTCGGCGACTTCGAGGCCACCGTGCACCGGACCACCGACTTCCTCGACCTGCCGCGCTTCGAGCGGGTGCCGCCGCTCAAGAACTGGCACGCCGGGGCCGGGCAGGTGCCGGGCACGGCACCGACCGCCGACGACCTGGCCCGGTTGGCCGAGGTCTACGCCAAGGACCTCGCCCTCTTCGAGGAGCTGTCCGGCATCGACACCTCCGCGTGGCCGACGCGTCGCGTCCTCGACGGCGACCTCGACCCCGGCGAGCTGGCCGCCAGGTTCGCCAGCAAGGTCACGTAG
- a CDS encoding acyl-CoA dehydrogenase, protein MATDQVPPIADEMPTPLPETATPERVEDDAVHADDRGYRQPDVDVDALRALLDGRYREVRDLVRTNLAEHAQVLLDEEQMSTADFRERVKDVVVMMAETGQTGMGFPEEHGGGGDIGASVAAFETLAYGDLSVLVKVGVQFGLFGGAILQLGTKTHHDAHLADLVTGRTMGCFAMTETGHGSNVQALGTVATYDVEAEEFVITTPDDASRKDYIGNAAAHAELAVVFAQLEVAGERHGVHAFVVPIRDGGRVLDGVRIEDCGPKMGLNGVDNGRLWFDGVRVPRTALLNQFAEVTPEGRYLSPIDNPNKRFFTMLGTLVQGRVCVGGAGINASKVALVIATRYAVRRRQFEAVSPDEEQVLLDYGMHQRRLLPLIARTYALHFAQEVVAGQLHEVFSGPGAGEEGSDEHARRMLESRAAGTKALGTWHATRTIQECREACGGAGYLSENRFAALKADTDVFTSFEGDNHVLLQLVAKGLLTDYAGEFEDMDQLGMARFVAGLAVETVVERTAVHKLVQSVRDLLPGGDTWDQEAGLLDPNYQLAMLRFREEHMIGGVARRLKRGIDQGMNPGAVFSRVQDHVIAAARAHTERLVLEAFIAKTAAMPDGDLKVALNLLCDLHALTTIEADRAWFMEHGRLSSTRSKAISREVNALCRKVRPLAVDLVDAFGVPEEMLRSPELLAWGE, encoded by the coding sequence ATGGCCACCGACCAGGTCCCGCCGATCGCGGACGAGATGCCCACGCCTCTGCCCGAGACAGCCACCCCGGAGCGGGTCGAGGACGACGCCGTCCACGCCGACGACCGCGGCTACCGCCAGCCGGACGTGGACGTCGACGCCCTGCGCGCCCTGCTCGACGGCCGCTACCGCGAGGTCCGCGACCTGGTGCGCACCAACCTCGCGGAGCACGCGCAGGTCCTCCTCGACGAGGAGCAGATGAGCACCGCGGACTTCCGCGAGCGCGTCAAGGACGTCGTGGTGATGATGGCCGAGACGGGCCAGACCGGGATGGGCTTCCCGGAGGAGCACGGCGGCGGCGGCGACATCGGCGCCTCGGTCGCCGCCTTCGAGACCCTCGCCTACGGCGACCTGTCGGTGCTGGTCAAGGTGGGCGTGCAGTTCGGCCTCTTCGGCGGCGCCATCCTCCAGCTCGGCACGAAGACGCACCACGACGCCCACCTCGCCGACCTCGTCACCGGCCGCACGATGGGCTGCTTCGCGATGACCGAGACCGGCCACGGCTCCAACGTGCAGGCGCTCGGCACCGTCGCGACGTACGACGTCGAGGCGGAGGAGTTCGTCATCACGACCCCCGACGACGCGAGCCGCAAGGACTACATCGGCAACGCCGCCGCGCACGCCGAGCTCGCTGTCGTCTTCGCCCAGCTCGAGGTCGCGGGCGAGCGCCACGGCGTGCACGCCTTCGTCGTCCCCATCCGTGACGGCGGACGGGTGCTGGACGGCGTCCGCATCGAGGACTGCGGTCCCAAGATGGGCCTCAACGGCGTCGACAACGGCCGGCTCTGGTTCGACGGCGTCCGCGTGCCGCGCACCGCGCTGCTCAACCAGTTCGCCGAGGTCACCCCCGAGGGCCGCTACCTCTCGCCGATCGACAACCCCAACAAGCGCTTCTTCACCATGCTCGGCACCCTCGTGCAGGGCCGGGTGTGCGTCGGCGGGGCGGGCATCAACGCCTCGAAGGTCGCGCTGGTGATCGCGACGCGCTACGCCGTGCGGCGCCGGCAGTTCGAGGCGGTCTCGCCCGACGAGGAGCAGGTGCTCCTCGACTACGGCATGCACCAGCGCCGCCTGCTCCCGCTGATCGCACGGACGTACGCCCTCCACTTCGCGCAGGAGGTCGTCGCCGGGCAGCTGCACGAGGTCTTCTCCGGGCCCGGCGCAGGCGAGGAGGGCAGCGACGAGCACGCCCGCCGGATGCTGGAGTCGCGTGCCGCCGGCACCAAGGCGCTCGGCACCTGGCACGCGACCCGCACCATCCAGGAGTGCCGCGAGGCGTGCGGCGGCGCGGGCTACCTCAGCGAGAACCGCTTCGCCGCGCTCAAGGCGGACACCGACGTCTTCACCAGCTTCGAGGGGGACAACCACGTCCTGCTCCAGCTCGTGGCCAAGGGCCTGCTCACCGACTACGCCGGCGAGTTCGAGGACATGGACCAGCTCGGCATGGCCCGCTTCGTGGCCGGCCTCGCCGTTGAGACCGTCGTCGAGCGCACCGCGGTGCACAAGCTGGTCCAGTCGGTGCGCGACCTGCTCCCCGGCGGCGACACGTGGGACCAGGAGGCCGGGCTGCTCGACCCGAACTACCAGCTGGCCATGCTGCGCTTCCGCGAGGAGCACATGATCGGCGGCGTCGCCCGGCGCCTCAAGCGCGGCATCGACCAGGGGATGAACCCCGGTGCGGTGTTCTCCCGGGTGCAGGACCACGTCATCGCCGCAGCGCGCGCCCACACCGAGCGGCTGGTGCTGGAGGCCTTCATCGCGAAGACGGCAGCGATGCCCGACGGCGACCTCAAGGTGGCGCTCAACCTGCTGTGCGACCTGCACGCGCTGACCACGATCGAGGCCGACCGGGCCTGGTTCATGGAGCACGGGCGGCTGTCCAGCACCCGCTCCAAGGCGATCAGCCGCGAGGTCAACGCCCTGTGCCGCAAGGTCCGCCCGCTCGCCGTCGACCTGGTCGACGCGTTCGGCGTCCCCGAGGAGATGCTCCGCAGCCCGGAGCTGCTCGCCTGGGGCGAGTGA
- a CDS encoding methyltransferase domain-containing protein, which translates to MGSDLALLHDAAAEIGTLPAGSRVLDVPTGSGVALRGVRPGQGIEVVAADISTTMLARASATAKRLGVADQVTPTLADVGDLPFGDATFDLVVSFTGLHCFPDPRRAIEEMVRVLAPGAALTGSSLFTDTGQRWVPLRVAGTRAGVLGPMCTSAEARRWLHEAGCDEVELALHGALGYFRAVRAA; encoded by the coding sequence ATGGGCAGCGACCTCGCGCTGCTCCATGACGCGGCCGCCGAGATCGGGACGCTGCCCGCGGGATCGCGGGTCCTCGACGTCCCGACCGGCTCCGGCGTCGCGCTGCGCGGGGTGCGCCCCGGCCAGGGGATCGAGGTCGTCGCCGCCGACATCTCCACCACCATGCTGGCCCGGGCGAGCGCCACTGCGAAGCGGCTTGGCGTGGCCGACCAGGTCACCCCCACGCTGGCCGACGTCGGCGACCTGCCGTTCGGGGACGCCACCTTCGACCTCGTCGTGTCCTTCACCGGGCTGCACTGCTTCCCCGACCCGCGACGCGCGATCGAGGAGATGGTGCGCGTGCTCGCCCCGGGTGCGGCACTCACGGGCAGCTCGCTCTTCACCGACACCGGTCAGCGCTGGGTGCCGCTGCGCGTGGCCGGCACCCGGGCGGGCGTCCTGGGCCCCATGTGCACCTCGGCCGAGGCGCGCCGCTGGCTGCACGAGGCCGGCTGCGACGAGGTCGAGCTCGCGCTCCACGGTGCGCTGGGCTACTTCCGCGCCGTCCGCGCGGCATGA